One genomic region from Curtobacterium sp. 9128 encodes:
- a CDS encoding glycosyltransferase family 2 protein, which yields MQPSSAQPRVTAILVCANGADHLDRTLAALANQTRHPENLVVVDVGSTDGSTAELEFGGSAQLTRIPAGRSFGDAVAAGEKAAPHPESDEAVDEWLWLVGHDNAPAPTALAEMLAAVEIAPSVAVAGPKLVDDEDPSRIRAFGESMTRFGRSLVLVQDELDQGQHDRNTDVLAVAAGGMLVRRSVWVALGGFDQALPDVDAALDFCVRVRLAGHRVAVVPDARTTSAGPIEEFGRKRVSEGRRVRLHRQAQLHRRMTYASAGVLWIHWLTLVPFALGRAIGHLVAKHPAAVSGELAAAFAVAFGGGAGRSRTALARTKKLGWAAVEPLRVSWRRVHERRTTSRDVELARVEDAPIARASFLGDGGIWVVLAAAVLSVVTLFPLLGSPALTGGGLLPLSTTVGQLWQNVGYGWHTLGTGFTGPSDPFAAVLAVLGSIVFWSPSTAVVVVMLLAFPVSALGAWFVVRKVTTRTWVPVIGAALYTIAPSLVGAVTTGHLGAVIAHVLLPWLFLTVLEAHRSWASASGAALLFAGVAASAPSLLPVLLVGWLVALGIGWRHAHRRVFIAVPAAVLFLPLVLTQLARGNVLGIFADPGVPSATRAPSALQLAIGQPLPDWNGWLPVSEPLSLVLAALPIALAILALPIAVTALGSMLGHRWSVAGAALIAALLGFATAFAATHVTVTGVGSTTTIVWPGSGLTVYWLAIVLAACIGIDTVPRQAPVIGLVATVFAGVAVAPAFAAFYLGNAVIQPTTGRVLSAYVNAEAQANPDVGTLVVDPQTDGSLAVSLERGQGSTLDDQSTLDATALSLSPSGSRLATLAGNLASRSGYDPRPALKELGVSFVLLDDAPADDQAKAVHDRAAGAIGQNALFTSIGETTSGQLFHYEGDVDRTGTGSAAAKTTHVLYLVVLGVVFGAAALLAVPTAPRRRRATSNVIEAEEPATTFDEERDE from the coding sequence ATGCAGCCCAGTTCCGCTCAGCCCCGTGTCACCGCGATCCTCGTCTGCGCGAACGGTGCCGACCACCTCGACCGGACCCTGGCCGCCCTCGCGAACCAGACCCGCCACCCCGAGAACCTGGTCGTCGTCGACGTCGGTTCCACCGACGGGTCGACCGCCGAGCTCGAGTTCGGCGGATCCGCCCAGCTCACCAGGATCCCCGCCGGACGTTCCTTCGGCGACGCGGTCGCCGCGGGCGAGAAGGCTGCTCCGCACCCCGAGTCCGACGAAGCGGTCGACGAGTGGCTCTGGCTGGTCGGTCACGACAACGCGCCGGCGCCGACGGCACTGGCCGAGATGCTCGCGGCCGTCGAGATCGCCCCCTCCGTGGCGGTCGCCGGCCCGAAGCTCGTGGACGACGAGGACCCCTCCCGCATCCGCGCGTTCGGCGAGAGCATGACCCGGTTCGGCCGCTCGCTGGTGCTCGTGCAGGACGAACTCGACCAGGGGCAGCACGACCGGAACACCGACGTCCTGGCGGTCGCCGCCGGCGGCATGCTCGTGCGCCGCTCCGTGTGGGTCGCGCTCGGCGGCTTCGACCAGGCGCTGCCCGACGTCGACGCCGCACTCGACTTCTGCGTGCGCGTGCGCCTCGCGGGCCACCGGGTCGCGGTCGTCCCCGATGCGCGGACGACGAGCGCCGGCCCGATCGAGGAGTTCGGACGCAAGCGCGTCTCCGAAGGCCGTCGCGTGCGCCTGCACCGGCAGGCGCAGCTGCACCGCCGCATGACGTACGCATCGGCCGGGGTGCTCTGGATCCACTGGCTCACGCTCGTGCCGTTCGCGCTCGGTCGTGCGATCGGGCACCTCGTCGCGAAGCACCCGGCAGCGGTGTCCGGTGAACTGGCCGCAGCGTTCGCCGTGGCCTTCGGCGGCGGCGCCGGTCGGTCCAGGACGGCACTCGCACGCACGAAGAAGCTCGGATGGGCGGCGGTCGAGCCGCTGCGCGTCAGTTGGCGTCGCGTGCACGAACGGCGCACGACCTCGCGCGACGTCGAGCTCGCGCGGGTGGAGGACGCGCCGATCGCCCGGGCGTCGTTCCTCGGCGACGGCGGCATCTGGGTCGTCCTCGCCGCTGCCGTCCTCAGCGTCGTCACGCTCTTCCCGCTGCTCGGCTCCCCGGCGCTGACCGGTGGTGGCCTGCTGCCGCTGTCGACGACGGTCGGGCAGCTCTGGCAGAACGTCGGCTACGGCTGGCACACCCTCGGCACCGGGTTCACCGGACCGAGCGACCCCTTCGCCGCGGTGCTCGCCGTGCTCGGGTCGATCGTCTTCTGGTCACCGTCTACCGCGGTCGTCGTCGTGATGCTGCTCGCCTTCCCGGTGTCGGCGCTCGGTGCGTGGTTCGTGGTCCGCAAGGTCACGACCCGCACGTGGGTACCCGTCATCGGTGCGGCGCTGTACACGATCGCGCCGTCGCTGGTCGGGGCCGTCACGACCGGCCACCTCGGTGCCGTGATCGCCCACGTGCTCCTGCCGTGGCTCTTCCTCACCGTGCTCGAGGCGCACCGCTCGTGGGCGTCGGCGTCCGGTGCGGCCCTGCTCTTCGCCGGCGTCGCCGCGTCCGCGCCGTCGCTCCTGCCCGTGCTGCTCGTCGGGTGGCTCGTGGCGCTCGGCATCGGCTGGCGCCACGCGCACCGCCGGGTCTTCATCGCGGTCCCCGCCGCGGTGCTCTTCCTGCCGCTCGTGCTGACCCAGCTCGCCCGCGGCAACGTGCTCGGGATCTTCGCCGACCCCGGCGTGCCGTCCGCGACCAGGGCCCCCTCCGCGCTGCAGCTCGCGATCGGGCAGCCGCTGCCGGACTGGAACGGGTGGCTGCCGGTCAGCGAGCCGCTGTCCCTCGTCCTCGCGGCGCTGCCGATCGCGCTGGCGATCCTGGCGCTGCCGATCGCGGTGACCGCGCTCGGCTCGATGCTCGGGCACCGCTGGTCCGTGGCTGGTGCCGCGCTCATCGCCGCGCTCCTCGGCTTCGCCACCGCGTTCGCCGCCACCCACGTCACCGTGACCGGCGTCGGCTCGACGACCACCATCGTGTGGCCGGGCAGCGGGCTGACCGTGTACTGGCTGGCGATCGTCCTCGCGGCCTGCATCGGCATCGACACCGTGCCGCGGCAGGCTCCGGTCATCGGGCTCGTCGCGACGGTCTTCGCCGGGGTCGCCGTCGCGCCGGCGTTCGCGGCGTTCTACCTCGGCAACGCGGTGATCCAGCCGACCACCGGCCGGGTGCTGAGTGCCTACGTGAACGCCGAGGCGCAGGCGAACCCCGACGTCGGCACCCTCGTCGTCGACCCGCAGACGGACGGCTCGCTCGCGGTCTCGCTCGAGCGCGGACAGGGTTCGACGCTCGACGACCAGTCCACGCTCGACGCCACGGCGCTGTCGCTGTCGCCGTCCGGGTCACGCCTTGCCACCCTCGCGGGGAACCTCGCCAGCCGGAGCGGCTACGACCCGCGTCCCGCGCTCAAGGAGCTCGGCGTGAGCTTCGTGCTGCTCGACGACGCCCCGGCGGACGACCAGGCGAAGGCCGTGCACGACCGCGCTGCCGGTGCGATCGGGCAGAACGCGCTCTTCACCAGCATCGGTGAGACCACGAGCGGTCAGCTGTTCCACTACGAGGGCGACGTCGACCGCACCGGTACCGGGTCGGCCGCCGCGAAGACCACCCACGTGCTGTACCTCGTGGTCCTCGGGGTGGTGTTCGGCGCGGCAGCACTCCTCGCCGTCCCGACCGCCCCGCGCCGGCGCCGTGCCACCTCGAACGTCATCGAGGCCGAGGAACCCGCCACCACCTTCGACGAGGAGCGCGACGAATGA
- a CDS encoding WhiB family transcriptional regulator: protein MSGSDFHAGVPEDWHVDPVALGVPGVRRAAGDDEENPLAWQVDSLCAQTDPEAFFPEKGGSTREAKKICTSCEVRAQCLEYALENDERFGIWGGLSERERRKLRKRA, encoded by the coding sequence GTGAGCGGTTCCGACTTCCACGCCGGAGTTCCAGAGGACTGGCACGTCGACCCCGTGGCGCTCGGCGTCCCGGGTGTCCGCCGAGCCGCTGGCGACGACGAGGAGAACCCGCTTGCCTGGCAGGTCGACTCCCTCTGCGCGCAGACCGACCCGGAGGCCTTCTTCCCCGAGAAGGGCGGCTCGACGCGGGAGGCGAAGAAGATCTGCACCTCGTGCGAGGTCCGGGCCCAGTGCCTCGAGTACGCGCTCGAGAACGATGAGCGCTTCGGGATCTGGGGCGGCCTCTCCGAGCGCGAGCGTCGCAAGCTCCGCAAGCGCGCGTAG
- the galE gene encoding UDP-glucose 4-epimerase GalE translates to MSWLVTGGAGYIGSHVVRALGADGIDTVALDDLSSGFRAFVPSDVPFVEGTILDADLLARTIREHDVTGVVHVAGFKYAGVSVERPLHTYEQNVTGMATLLRAMADADVDKVVFSSSAAVYGTPDVETVVESTAKNPESPYGESKLIGEWLLRDMEVARGFTTTSLRYFNVVGSGEPDLYDASPHNLFPLVFDALLAGKTPRINGDDYATPDGTCVRDYVHVADLAHSHAVAARKLEAGEPLDRAYNLGSGDGVSVRQIMDAMARGTGIAFEPEVAPRRPGDPARIVATGEAASRDLEWAMRHTLDEMVTSAWEARRRVA, encoded by the coding sequence ATGAGTTGGCTGGTCACCGGCGGTGCCGGGTACATCGGATCCCACGTCGTCCGCGCGCTCGGCGCAGACGGCATCGACACCGTCGCGCTGGACGACCTCTCGAGCGGCTTCCGCGCGTTCGTCCCGTCGGACGTGCCGTTCGTCGAGGGCACGATCCTCGACGCCGACCTGCTCGCGCGGACGATCCGGGAGCACGACGTCACGGGCGTCGTGCACGTCGCCGGGTTCAAGTACGCGGGCGTCTCGGTCGAGCGTCCGCTGCACACCTACGAGCAGAACGTCACCGGGATGGCGACGCTCCTGCGGGCGATGGCCGACGCGGACGTCGACAAGGTGGTGTTCTCCTCGAGCGCCGCGGTGTACGGCACGCCGGACGTCGAGACGGTCGTGGAGTCCACCGCGAAGAACCCGGAGTCGCCCTACGGCGAGTCGAAGCTCATCGGCGAGTGGCTGCTCCGGGACATGGAGGTCGCCCGCGGGTTCACCACCACGTCGCTCCGCTACTTCAACGTCGTCGGGTCGGGAGAGCCGGACCTCTACGACGCGAGCCCCCACAACCTCTTCCCGCTGGTGTTCGACGCGCTCCTCGCCGGCAAGACCCCCCGGATCAACGGCGACGACTACGCCACCCCCGACGGCACCTGCGTGCGGGACTACGTGCACGTCGCCGACCTGGCGCACTCGCACGCCGTGGCGGCACGGAAGCTCGAGGCGGGGGAGCCGCTCGACCGTGCGTACAACCTCGGCAGCGGCGACGGCGTCAGCGTCCGGCAGATCATGGACGCCATGGCCAGGGGAACCGGCATCGCCTTCGAGCCCGAGGTCGCCCCGCGCCGCCCCGGCGACCCGGCACGCATCGTCGCGACCGGCGAGGCCGCATCCCGCGACCTCGAGTGGGCGATGCGCCACACCCTCGACGAGATGGTCACGAGCGCCTGGGAGGCCCGCCGCCGCGTGGCGTAG
- the manA gene encoding mannose-6-phosphate isomerase, class I: protein MFLGITNTARDYAWGSVTAIPELLGRTVTGAPQAELWLGAHPGSPSVVVNPAMVGGADTVLDWIAAEPETALGAGHTGLPFLLKLLAAAAPLSLQAHPTPEQARAGYERENAAGVPLDDPARNYKDPFPKPELVVALSERFEALSGFRPIESTLADVEVLDADSGRLGPLVAHLQQGLEDTVRWLETADPSALAIVDAVGHLATDAVAAGDVSPNLATAAALAERYPGDPGVVVSLLMHRVTLAHGEAMYLPAGNIHAYLDGLGIELMAPSDNVLRGGLTPKHVDVQELLHVLDFTAYPAPVLVPEPLASGVDRFAPDGVGFALVRVTGDGKPVGLGTGGVAPLSGPSIAICTEGVVTLVGARSATLLRQGESCFITPDEGDVTVEADSTTGLTSTVFIATGTSE, encoded by the coding sequence ATGTTCCTCGGCATCACCAACACGGCGCGCGACTACGCGTGGGGATCGGTCACCGCGATCCCAGAACTCCTCGGCCGGACCGTCACCGGCGCCCCGCAGGCTGAACTCTGGCTGGGCGCGCACCCCGGCAGCCCGAGCGTCGTCGTGAACCCGGCGATGGTCGGTGGCGCGGACACCGTCCTCGACTGGATCGCCGCGGAACCGGAGACCGCGCTCGGCGCCGGGCACACCGGGCTGCCGTTCCTGCTGAAGCTCCTCGCCGCCGCCGCACCGCTGTCCCTGCAGGCGCACCCCACCCCGGAGCAGGCACGAGCGGGGTACGAGCGCGAGAACGCGGCTGGCGTCCCGCTCGACGACCCCGCCAGGAACTACAAGGACCCGTTCCCGAAGCCGGAGCTCGTGGTCGCGCTGAGCGAGCGGTTCGAGGCCCTGAGCGGGTTCCGGCCGATCGAGTCGACGCTCGCCGACGTCGAGGTACTCGACGCGGACAGCGGACGCCTCGGCCCGCTCGTCGCACACCTGCAGCAGGGGCTCGAGGACACCGTGCGCTGGCTCGAGACCGCTGACCCGTCCGCCCTGGCGATCGTCGACGCCGTGGGCCACCTCGCCACCGACGCGGTCGCAGCGGGGGACGTCAGCCCGAACCTGGCCACCGCCGCTGCGCTCGCCGAGCGCTACCCGGGCGACCCCGGTGTCGTGGTCTCGCTGCTCATGCACCGCGTGACGCTCGCGCACGGCGAGGCGATGTACCTCCCGGCCGGCAACATCCACGCGTACCTCGACGGCCTCGGCATCGAGCTCATGGCGCCGTCCGACAACGTCCTGCGCGGGGGGCTCACGCCGAAGCACGTCGACGTGCAGGAGCTGCTGCACGTGCTCGACTTCACTGCCTACCCGGCGCCGGTGCTCGTGCCGGAGCCGCTCGCCTCTGGTGTCGACCGGTTCGCGCCGGACGGCGTCGGCTTCGCGCTCGTCCGCGTGACCGGCGACGGCAAGCCCGTTGGGCTCGGCACCGGTGGCGTCGCGCCGCTGTCCGGCCCGTCGATCGCGATCTGCACCGAGGGCGTCGTGACACTCGTCGGCGCCCGGTCCGCGACGCTGCTGCGGCAGGGGGAGTCGTGCTTCATCACGCCGGACGAAGGCGACGTGACCGTCGAGGCCGACTCGACCACCGGGCTCACGTCGACCGTCTTCATCGCGACGGGAACCAGCGAGTGA
- a CDS encoding acyltransferase family protein, with translation MSDQPAATRRRPDATRPDTTRWDIQGLRAFAVLAVVLYHLWPNRLPGGFVGVDVFFVISGFLITGHLLREQTATGRIALGRFWSRRAKRLLPGAFLTLLATGAAVLVLVPSTLWGQYGRELIASTIYVQNWQLASDSVDYLASDNQPSPFQHFWSLSVEEQFYIALPILLVLLALVLRRTRWHAPVRTARVLLGAVVVVSLVWCVVETRTAPGIAYFSTATRAWEFALGGLASTVTLAAPRTQVARLVRTGGSWLGVALLLASLVVITPATAFPGIAALLPVSGATLVVLLGARSGLDVLGRFAPVAFLGRISYAVYLWHWPAVVLLPIATGHPLGTRSKVAILVASLVIAAVTTLFVEEPLRFSTWVRALRPRRVALYGALSTVLVVALGASTLGALHVQQVQAAAFQKSLETGDVDCFGAAARIGSAHPCVNPKLADVRVPTPAAAGKDDVNSYACWSNTTADFNVCSLGPKTGYTKHIAAIGDSHNNALLSAYAAIAKQRNWRIDVAGHVGCYLTTAEQQAPSQAYTDSCDGWKRSALTWIRQHPGLDALVVTHATTKSPVIVPDGSTNEDTVVRGLVGAWSAATEAGVPVIAIRDNPVARDDVLTCLGKMSGPTTDACDSPRADALSSFDGSAEAAATLSDRARTIDLTDSYCTATACPAVIGGVVVHRDPTHLTATFATTLAPYLGADIAKALGSFGA, from the coding sequence ATGTCCGACCAGCCCGCCGCCACTCGCCGCCGTCCCGACGCCACGCGGCCCGACACCACACGGTGGGACATCCAGGGGCTCCGCGCCTTCGCCGTGCTCGCCGTGGTGCTCTACCACCTCTGGCCGAACCGGCTCCCCGGCGGGTTCGTCGGCGTCGACGTCTTCTTCGTCATCTCCGGCTTCCTCATCACCGGGCACCTGCTCCGCGAGCAGACCGCGACCGGGCGGATCGCGCTCGGCCGGTTCTGGTCGCGGCGGGCGAAGCGTCTGCTCCCCGGGGCGTTCCTGACCCTGCTCGCGACGGGTGCTGCCGTCCTCGTGCTGGTCCCGAGCACGCTCTGGGGGCAGTACGGTCGCGAGCTCATCGCGTCGACGATCTACGTGCAGAACTGGCAGCTCGCGTCCGACTCGGTGGACTACCTGGCGTCGGACAACCAGCCGTCGCCGTTCCAGCACTTCTGGTCGCTGTCGGTCGAGGAGCAGTTCTACATCGCGCTGCCGATCCTGCTCGTGCTGCTCGCGCTGGTGCTGCGGCGCACGCGGTGGCACGCCCCGGTCCGCACCGCCCGGGTGCTGCTCGGCGCGGTGGTCGTCGTGTCGCTCGTCTGGTGCGTCGTCGAGACCCGCACGGCCCCCGGCATCGCGTACTTCTCCACGGCGACGCGTGCGTGGGAGTTCGCGCTCGGCGGGCTCGCGTCCACCGTCACGCTCGCGGCTCCCCGCACGCAGGTGGCCAGGCTGGTCCGGACGGGAGGCTCGTGGCTGGGTGTCGCACTGCTGCTCGCGTCGCTCGTCGTGATCACCCCGGCGACGGCGTTCCCCGGCATCGCCGCGCTCCTCCCGGTCTCGGGAGCGACGCTGGTCGTCCTGCTCGGCGCCCGCTCGGGACTCGACGTCCTCGGCCGCTTCGCGCCCGTCGCGTTCCTCGGCCGGATCTCCTACGCCGTGTACCTCTGGCACTGGCCGGCCGTCGTCCTGCTGCCGATCGCCACCGGGCACCCGCTCGGCACGCGGAGCAAGGTCGCGATCCTCGTCGCCTCGCTCGTCATCGCCGCCGTGACGACGCTCTTCGTCGAGGAACCACTCAGGTTCTCGACCTGGGTCCGTGCGCTCCGCCCGCGTCGTGTCGCGCTGTACGGAGCGCTGAGCACCGTGCTCGTCGTCGCGCTCGGCGCCTCGACCCTCGGCGCGCTCCATGTCCAGCAGGTCCAGGCGGCGGCGTTCCAGAAGTCGCTCGAGACCGGCGACGTGGACTGCTTCGGTGCCGCTGCCCGGATCGGGAGCGCCCACCCCTGCGTGAACCCGAAGCTCGCGGACGTGCGGGTGCCCACTCCCGCGGCTGCCGGCAAGGACGACGTCAACAGCTACGCGTGCTGGTCGAACACGACAGCGGACTTCAACGTCTGCTCGCTCGGGCCGAAGACCGGGTACACGAAGCACATCGCGGCGATCGGCGACTCGCACAACAACGCCCTGCTCAGCGCGTACGCCGCGATCGCGAAGCAGCGGAACTGGCGGATCGACGTCGCCGGGCACGTGGGCTGCTACCTCACCACCGCGGAGCAGCAGGCGCCGTCCCAGGCGTACACGGACTCGTGCGACGGCTGGAAGCGGTCGGCACTCACCTGGATCCGGCAGCACCCCGGGCTCGACGCCCTCGTGGTCACCCACGCGACGACGAAGTCGCCCGTGATCGTGCCGGATGGTTCGACGAACGAGGACACCGTCGTCCGGGGACTCGTCGGGGCGTGGAGCGCCGCGACCGAGGCCGGTGTGCCGGTCATCGCCATCCGGGACAACCCGGTCGCGCGGGACGACGTGCTGACCTGCCTCGGGAAGATGTCCGGACCGACCACCGACGCGTGCGACTCCCCCAGGGCCGACGCGCTGTCGTCGTTCGACGGATCCGCAGAGGCCGCCGCGACGCTCAGTGACCGTGCACGCACCATCGACCTCACCGACTCGTACTGCACCGCGACCGCGTGTCCCGCGGTGATCGGCGGCGTCGTCGTGCACCGCGATCCCACGCACCTGACCGCGACGTTCGCGACGACCCTCGCGCCGTACCTCGGCGCCGACATCGCGAAGGCACTCGGATCGTTCGGGGCGTGA
- a CDS encoding O-antigen ligase family protein codes for MTNTWPLARGTVPEREAFAFATTILFTMFAGDAVPNMLTWYGAAVVWALEATWGITIVVRAKPTVARTPRALWLFLAWCLVSVAWSHWRAATLASMAAQLLCVLVAFAIASTLTWRRILDAVSAALRWVLGLSLLFEAVVAVVVRHPIAPIWTHYGDRKIPDAFYFSRAELFTGGRIQGFPGNANLLAMVALLAAIAVAVQFAEGRMGRNRAIGWLVVAAAVFVLTRSSTVIVAAAVVAVAFALAVLVRRVPTERRTPRYLLIAAVAVVVVVVGVLARGAIAGLLGKSSDFTGRSDIWSAVLGMIDQHPVVGWGWIGYWWPSIHQLADLAPRKGVTYLQAHDAFLDVWMQTGLIGLILFGIYVLTTLNRSWSCATRIGYGADQLPRPFDPVSLFPLLVVVALLVQSLAESRLLYQGNWVLFALIAIKTRIVLVGEEPVSIGDGPRTPHGKREFRWAARS; via the coding sequence GTGACGAACACCTGGCCCCTGGCACGCGGCACCGTGCCCGAGCGTGAGGCCTTCGCCTTCGCCACCACGATCCTGTTCACGATGTTCGCCGGCGACGCCGTGCCGAACATGCTGACCTGGTACGGCGCAGCCGTCGTCTGGGCGCTCGAGGCAACGTGGGGCATCACGATCGTCGTCCGGGCGAAGCCGACCGTCGCGCGGACCCCGAGGGCACTGTGGCTGTTCCTCGCCTGGTGCCTGGTCTCGGTCGCCTGGTCGCACTGGCGTGCGGCGACGCTCGCGAGCATGGCCGCCCAGCTCCTCTGCGTGCTCGTCGCCTTCGCGATCGCCTCCACGCTGACGTGGCGGCGCATCCTCGACGCCGTCAGCGCCGCGCTGCGCTGGGTCCTCGGCCTGTCGCTCCTCTTCGAGGCCGTGGTCGCCGTGGTCGTGCGGCACCCCATCGCGCCGATCTGGACCCACTACGGCGACCGCAAGATCCCGGACGCGTTCTACTTCTCCCGCGCCGAGCTCTTCACGGGCGGGCGCATCCAGGGCTTCCCCGGCAACGCCAATCTGCTCGCGATGGTCGCCCTCCTCGCGGCGATCGCCGTCGCCGTGCAGTTCGCCGAAGGTCGGATGGGCAGGAACCGCGCGATCGGGTGGCTCGTGGTCGCCGCAGCGGTGTTCGTCCTGACGCGATCGTCGACCGTGATCGTCGCAGCCGCGGTCGTGGCGGTGGCGTTCGCGCTCGCCGTCCTCGTCCGCCGGGTCCCGACCGAGCGCCGGACACCGCGGTACCTGCTCATCGCCGCCGTCGCCGTCGTCGTGGTCGTCGTCGGTGTCCTGGCCAGGGGCGCGATCGCCGGTCTGCTCGGCAAGAGCTCGGACTTCACCGGCCGGAGCGACATCTGGTCGGCCGTGCTCGGCATGATCGACCAGCACCCCGTCGTCGGCTGGGGCTGGATCGGGTACTGGTGGCCGAGCATCCACCAGCTCGCCGACCTGGCACCGCGCAAGGGTGTGACCTACCTGCAGGCGCACGACGCGTTCCTCGACGTGTGGATGCAGACCGGTCTGATCGGGCTGATCCTGTTCGGCATCTACGTCCTCACGACGCTGAACCGCTCGTGGTCCTGCGCGACGCGGATCGGGTACGGCGCCGACCAGCTCCCCCGCCCCTTCGACCCGGTGTCGCTCTTCCCGTTGCTCGTCGTCGTGGCGCTCCTCGTGCAGTCCCTCGCCGAGTCGCGGCTGCTCTACCAGGGCAACTGGGTCCTCTTCGCCCTCATCGCGATCAAGACGCGCATCGTGCTCGTCGGCGAGGAACCGGTGTCGATCGGCGACGGCCCGCGTACCCCGCACGGCAAGCGCGAGTTCCGCTGGGCAGCACGGTCCTGA
- a CDS encoding exopolysaccharide production protein, whose protein sequence is MTDGRVTRRALARRYLSAWIGFSAGGRFSQALATVMLLFAFGQPTVHALVGTAGTWAVLVTLVVLAGLSLLGQRYRIEWHGVLPLSLLAFVGYCALSVLWSEYSWVALRGFVGTVCFVGLGLYLALGRDLVQVIRASGDAFRILLVVGLGLEVLSGLVLDVPIPAFGIHGDIAYGGPIQGIGETRNFMGFVAATALVTFVVEFLTRSVTMWRAVGSTALAVIALMLVQSPITGLAMIALAVTALALWSLRHAQARTRPVVNGVLAAFVVGVGIVGVLARHRILAEIGAAGGSAIRIDLWSQIRVFIGQFPIQGWGWVGTWPSEPVVPFAVFVDPSGARFTSGLNAFVDAWLQIGLAGMLILLLTALLAFARAWVTATTFPGVAYVWPAAILVLLGVTSTAESYLLHGAGLMIFTTVLVVAARRRSWRRLLPRNDHAG, encoded by the coding sequence GTGACGGACGGCAGGGTGACCAGGCGAGCGCTCGCACGCCGGTACCTGTCGGCGTGGATCGGGTTCTCGGCCGGTGGCCGCTTCAGCCAGGCCCTCGCGACCGTGATGCTGCTCTTCGCGTTCGGGCAGCCCACCGTGCACGCACTCGTCGGCACCGCGGGGACGTGGGCGGTCCTCGTGACGCTGGTCGTCCTCGCCGGGCTCAGCCTGCTCGGCCAGCGCTACCGGATCGAGTGGCACGGCGTGCTGCCGCTGTCGCTCCTCGCCTTCGTCGGCTACTGCGCGCTCAGCGTCCTGTGGAGCGAGTACTCCTGGGTGGCGCTCCGTGGGTTCGTCGGCACCGTGTGCTTCGTCGGGCTGGGGCTCTACCTGGCGCTCGGCCGCGACCTCGTCCAGGTGATCCGCGCGTCGGGTGACGCCTTCCGCATCCTGCTCGTCGTGGGTCTCGGACTCGAGGTCCTGTCCGGGCTGGTGCTGGACGTGCCGATCCCGGCGTTCGGGATCCACGGCGACATCGCGTACGGCGGGCCGATCCAGGGCATCGGCGAGACCCGCAACTTCATGGGGTTCGTCGCGGCCACGGCACTCGTCACCTTCGTCGTCGAGTTCCTCACCCGCTCCGTGACGATGTGGCGCGCCGTCGGGTCCACCGCGCTCGCCGTGATCGCGCTCATGCTCGTGCAGTCCCCCATCACCGGCCTCGCGATGATCGCGCTCGCGGTGACCGCCCTCGCACTCTGGTCGCTGCGGCACGCGCAGGCACGGACCCGGCCGGTCGTGAACGGGGTGCTCGCCGCCTTCGTGGTGGGGGTCGGGATCGTCGGGGTGCTCGCGCGGCACCGCATCCTGGCGGAGATCGGTGCGGCGGGCGGCAGCGCCATCCGGATCGACCTCTGGTCGCAGATCCGCGTCTTCATCGGGCAGTTCCCGATCCAGGGCTGGGGGTGGGTCGGCACGTGGCCGAGCGAGCCGGTCGTGCCGTTCGCCGTCTTCGTCGACCCGTCCGGCGCCCGGTTCACGTCCGGGCTCAACGCCTTCGTGGACGCGTGGCTGCAGATCGGGCTCGCCGGCATGCTGATCCTGCTGCTCACGGCGCTGCTCGCGTTCGCCCGAGCCTGGGTCACGGCCACCACGTTCCCCGGTGTCGCCTACGTGTGGCCGGCGGCGATCCTGGTGCTCCTCGGGGTGACGAGCACCGCGGAGAGCTACCTGCTGCACGGCGCGGGCTTGATGATCTTCACGACGGTGCTCGTGGTCGCGGCCAGGCGGCGGTCGTGGCGGCGGTTGCTGCCGCGGAACGACCACGCGGGCTGA